From Microtus pennsylvanicus isolate mMicPen1 chromosome 10, mMicPen1.hap1, whole genome shotgun sequence, one genomic window encodes:
- the Tlr5 gene encoding toll-like receptor 5 → MADQLDLLLSVIFMASPMLGMSPCSSNGQIALFRHCNLTQIPWVLNTTERLLLSFNYISVVNATSFPFLGQLLLLELGTQFTPMTIGREAFRNLPNLRILDLGQNHIEVLSPDTFQGLPHLMELRLFSCKLSSVVLRDGYFRNLTSLARLDLSGNQIYSLHLHSSFQELNSLKAIDFSFNNIVPLCEDELKPLQGKILSFFGLKSTSLFSRVSVSWETCKNPFRGMWLETLDLSENGWTVDITGNFSNVIRGSQVTSLILTYHIMGSGFGFQNIRDPDQNTFAGLARSSVMFLDLSHGYIFSLNSRVFETLKDLKFLNLASNKISKISEDAFYGLDNLQVLNMSCNLLGELYNSNFYGLPRVAYIDLQKNHIGIIQYQTFRSLENLQTLDLRDNALKTINFIPSILTVLLGGNKLVELPRVRFTANFIELSENKLEDLSDLYFLLQVPQLQSLILNQNRLSSCKAVYTPSKNLSLEHLFLAGNMLQLAWETGLCWDVFKGLFHLRVLYLNSNYLNFLPPGIFSDLVSLQLLNLGANRLTSLSPGSLPATLEFLDISRNQLFSPDPGSFASLSSLDITHNEFVCQCELIPFITWLNQTNITLQGSPADIYCMYPDSLVGVSLYDVSTKECDEEEVLQSIKFSLFVLCTVTLSLLLVTTFTFIKFRGTCFLCYKNIQRLVFKDKVRSSEPSAYQYDAYFCFSSKDFEWAQNALLKHLDAQYSSRNRLRLCFEERDFIPGENHISNIQAAVWGSRKTVCLVSRQFLKDGWCLEAFRYAQSRCLSDLKNVLVVVVVGSLSQYQLMRHETIRGFLQKQQYLRWPEDLQDVDWFLNKLSGCILKEEKGKKRSGTILLQTVTTIF, encoded by the coding sequence ATGGCAGATCAGCTTGACCTTCTCTTAAGTGTGATCTTCATGGCCAGCCCCATGCTGGGAATGTCTCCCTGTTCTTCCAATGGCCAGATCGCCTTATTTCGCCACTGTAACCTTACCCAAATCCCCTGGGTCCTCAACACCACGGAGAGGCTCCTTCTCAGCTTCAACTACATCAGTGTGGTCAACGCCACGTCATTTCCATTCCTGGGGCAGCTCCTGCTGCTGGAGCTGGGAACCCAGTTTACACCCATGACCATCGGCCGGGAGGCCTTCAGAAACCTGCCCAATCTGAGGATCTTGGACCTGGGCCAAAACCACATTGAAGTCTTGAGTCCAGACACTTTTCAGGGACTTCCCCATCTCATGGAACTTCGACTGTTTTCCTGTAAGCTCTCCAGTGTTGTGCTAAGAGATGGTTACTTCAGAAATCTAACTTCATTGGCTCGCTTAGACCTCTCTGGCAACCAGATTTACAGCCTTCATCTCCATTCTTCATTTCAGGAACTGAATTCCTTAAAAGCCatagatttttctttcaataacaTAGTCCCTTTATGTGAGGATGAACTCAAGCCCCTGCAGGGCAAAATACTCTCTTTCTTTGGCCTCAAATCAACTAGCCTGTTCAGcagagtctctgtgagttgggAGACTTGCAAAAACCCCTTCAGAGGCATGTGGCTGGAAACTCTAGATCTCTCTGAAAATGGTTGGACAGTGGACATCACAGGCAACTTTAGCAATGTCATCCGGGGAAGCCAAGTCACCTCTTTGATTCTTACGTACCACATAATGGGGTCTGGCTTTGGCTTCCAGAACATCAGAGACCCTGATCAGAACACGTTTGCTGGCCTGGCTAGAAGTTCGGTGATGTTCCTGGACCTTTCGCATGGTTATATCTTCTCCTTGAATTCCAGAGTGTTTGAGACGCTGAAAGATTTGAAGTTTCTGAACCTTGCCTCCAACAAGATAAGCAAGATCTCAGAAGATGCGTTTTATGGACTTGACAATCTCCAAGTTCTCAATATGTCATGTAATCTTTTGGGAGAACTTTATAATTCCAACTTCTACGGGCTACCTAGAGTCGCTTACATTGACCTTCAAAAGAACCATATTGGGATCATTCAATACCAAACGTTCAGATCCCTGGAGAACTTACAAACCTTGGATCTCCGCGATAATGCTCTTAAAACCATCAATTTCATTCCAAGCATCCTGACCGTCTTACTGGGCGGCAATAAGCTGGTCGAACTGCCACGTGTCCGCTTTACAGCCAACTTCATCGAATTATCCGAGAACAAACTGGAAGATTTGTCAGACCTCTACTTCCTCCTGCAAGTTCCCCAGCTCCAGTCCCTTATCCTGAACCAGAATCGCCTTTCCTCCTGCAAGGCAGTCTACACCCCTTCCAAGAACCTGAGCTTGGAACATCTTTTCCTGGCAGGAAACATGCTGCAGCTTGCCTGGGAGACTGGCCTCTGCTGGGATGTTTTCAAAGGCCTTTTCCACCTCCGAGTCCTGTACCTGAATAGTAACTACCTTAATTTCCTCCCTCCTGGAATATTTAGCGACCTGGTTTCGTTACAGTTGCTCAATCTTGGCGCTAACAGgttgacctctctctctcctggcagCTTACCTGCTACTCTAGAGTTTCTTGATATATCTAGAAATCAGCTCTTCTCTCCTGATCCTGGGTCGTTTGCTTCACTTAGCTCCTTGGACATAACGCATAACGAGTTCGTCTGCCAGTGTGAACTTATCCCTTTCATCACCTGGCTCAACCAAACCAATATCACCCTGCAGGGCTCTCCTGCAGACATATACTGCATGTACCCTGACTCGCTGGTAGGGGTCTCCCTTTATGACGTCTCCACCAAGGAGTGTGATGAAGAGGAAGTCTTGCAGTCCATAAAGTTTTCCCTTTTCGTCCTGTGCACCGTCACTTTGTCCTTGCTCCTCGTCACCACCTTCACGTTCATAAAGTTCCGGGGGACTTGTTTCCTGTGTTATAAGAACATTCAGAGACTGGTGTTCAAGGACAAGGTCCGGAGTTCGGAACCCAGTGCATACCAATACGATGCCTACTTTTGCTTCAGTAGCAAAGACTTCGAATGGGCACAGAATGCTCTGCTCAAACACCTGGATGCCCAGTACAGTTCCCGAAACAGACTCAGGCTGTGCTTCGAAGAGAGAGACTTCATCCCAGGAGAAAACCACATCTCCAACATCCAGGCGGCTGTCTGGGGCAGCAGAAAGACCGTGTGCCTAGTGAGCAGACAATTCCTTAAGGATGGCTGGTGCCTGGAAGCCTTCAGATATGCCCAGAGCCGGTGCCTGTCTGACCTCAAGAATGTTCTCGTCGTGGTGGTAGTGGGGTCCCTGTCCCAGTATCAGCTGATGAGACATGAGACCATCAGAGGGTTTCTTCAAAAGCAACAGTACTTGAGATGGCCTGAGGACCTCCAGGACGTTGACTGGTTTCTCAATAAACTCTCTGGGTGCAtactaaaggaagaaaaagggaagaagagaagcgGTACCATTCTGTTGCAAACTGTAACAACCATTTTCTAG